The following proteins come from a genomic window of Deltaproteobacteria bacterium:
- a CDS encoding mannose-1-phosphate guanylyltransferase, translating into MRYAVILAGGGGTRLWPASRAARPKHLLPLGPDGASLLAATARRVAPWRTLVVTAASQVDAVRAELVGVRSDDILVEPVGRNTAAALGLAARALVARDPDAVLAAVPADHHVADESAFRAAIDTAMTAAETDDVIATIGIAPRTPHTGFGYLEVGADRGDGTREVIRFVEKPDADTARRYVASGRYLWNSGMFVLRAARLCDELRRHMPQTWAALEAGTDEAYAAAPSISIDYGVMERTDRVVTVPADFGWHDVGAWSALSEVAPADDRGNAAIGNLVAIDAADNAVYTDDGIVVLVGVEGLCVVRAGDAVLVVPSDRAQDVRAVVDRLRASGRTDYL; encoded by the coding sequence TGTTGCCCCTGGGGCCCGACGGCGCGTCTCTGCTGGCGGCGACGGCGCGCCGCGTCGCGCCGTGGCGCACGCTGGTCGTCACTGCCGCCTCGCAGGTCGACGCCGTGCGCGCCGAACTCGTCGGCGTGCGCAGCGACGACATCCTGGTGGAGCCGGTCGGTCGCAACACCGCCGCGGCGCTCGGCCTGGCCGCGCGCGCGCTCGTCGCGCGCGATCCGGACGCCGTGCTCGCCGCGGTCCCCGCCGACCATCACGTCGCCGACGAATCGGCGTTTCGCGCCGCCATCGACACCGCGATGACCGCGGCGGAGACGGACGACGTGATCGCCACGATCGGAATCGCGCCGCGCACTCCGCACACCGGCTTCGGCTACCTCGAAGTGGGAGCCGACCGCGGCGACGGCACCCGCGAGGTGATTCGTTTCGTGGAGAAACCGGACGCCGACACGGCGCGCCGCTACGTCGCGTCGGGCCGCTATTTGTGGAACAGCGGCATGTTCGTGCTGCGCGCGGCGCGACTGTGTGACGAGCTGCGCCGCCACATGCCGCAGACCTGGGCCGCGCTCGAAGCTGGCACCGACGAGGCCTACGCCGCCGCCCCGTCGATCTCGATCGACTACGGCGTGATGGAGCGAACGGACCGCGTCGTCACCGTCCCGGCCGACTTCGGCTGGCACGATGTCGGCGCGTGGAGCGCGCTTTCCGAGGTCGCGCCGGCCGACGACCGCGGCAACGCCGCCATCGGCAACCTCGTCGCGATCGACGCGGCCGACAACGCCGTCTACACCGACGACGGCATCGTCGTGCTCGTCGGCGTCGAGGGCCTGTGCGTCGTCCGCGCGGGCGACGCGGTGCTCGTCGTGCCAAGCGACCGCGCGCAGGACGTCCGCGCCGTGGTCGATCGGTTGCGCGCCAGCGGCCGGACCGACTACCTATGA